The following proteins are co-located in the Burkholderia sp. HI2500 genome:
- a CDS encoding SIS domain-containing protein — protein MLKEARESAQVVAAQLADTTRVEALAGQLLDHPPAVALTVARGSSDHAASYFASLTMSRLGVPVASLPMSVATLQQAPLKVQDQLAIAFSQSGKSPDLVNTMAALREAGARTVAAVNVLPSPLADACEHQLPLLAGPELSVAATKSYIAMLSLSAQIVAYWQRDAALMAALRGLPDVLAQAGQLDWSQAVAALAGVERMIVIGRGLGLAIAQEAALKLKETSGIQAEAFSSAEVRHGPMELIDRDYPLLVFAPPGPEQAGLLQLAADMRARGAAVLLAAPAGIPGATLPLAQSAHSALDPIAAILSFYVMAADLAVARGRNPDTPRHLNKVTETH, from the coding sequence ATGCTTAAGGAAGCGCGCGAGTCCGCCCAGGTCGTCGCCGCGCAGCTCGCCGACACGACGCGCGTCGAAGCGCTCGCCGGCCAATTGCTCGATCACCCGCCGGCCGTCGCGCTGACGGTCGCACGCGGCAGCTCGGATCACGCCGCGAGCTATTTCGCGAGCCTGACGATGAGCCGCCTCGGCGTGCCGGTCGCGTCGCTGCCGATGTCGGTCGCGACGCTGCAGCAGGCGCCGCTGAAGGTGCAGGACCAGCTCGCGATCGCCTTCTCCCAGTCGGGCAAGAGCCCCGATCTCGTCAATACGATGGCTGCGCTGCGCGAAGCCGGCGCGCGCACCGTCGCCGCCGTGAACGTGCTGCCGTCGCCGCTCGCCGACGCGTGCGAGCACCAGTTGCCGCTGCTCGCCGGCCCCGAACTGTCGGTGGCCGCGACGAAGAGCTATATCGCGATGCTGTCGCTGTCCGCGCAGATCGTCGCGTACTGGCAGCGCGACGCCGCGCTGATGGCCGCACTGCGCGGCCTGCCCGACGTGCTCGCACAGGCCGGCCAGCTCGACTGGTCGCAGGCCGTCGCGGCGCTCGCGGGTGTCGAGCGGATGATCGTGATCGGCCGCGGCCTGGGCCTCGCGATCGCGCAGGAAGCCGCGCTGAAGCTGAAGGAAACGTCCGGTATACAGGCCGAGGCGTTCTCGAGTGCCGAAGTCCGTCACGGCCCGATGGAGCTGATCGACCGCGACTATCCGCTGCTCGTGTTCGCGCCGCCGGGGCCCGAGCAGGCCGGCCTGCTGCAGCTTGCCGCGGACATGCGCGCCCGCGGCGCCGCCGTGCTGCTCGCGGCGCCCGCCGGCATACCCGGTGCGACGCTGCCGCTCGCGCAGTCTGCCCATTCGGCGCTCGACCCGATCGCCGCCATTCTTTCGTTCTACGTGATGGCGGCGGATCTCGCCGTTGCGCGCGGCCGCAATCCCGACACGCCGCGCCACCTGAACAAAGTCACCGAAACGCACTGA